The following coding sequences lie in one Arachis stenosperma cultivar V10309 chromosome 5, arast.V10309.gnm1.PFL2, whole genome shotgun sequence genomic window:
- the LOC130981680 gene encoding uncharacterized protein LOC130981680 yields MDLDDRIVQLEKEKQETLEQHAKRPCVRGNTSSEEEDEEKVVEDTAASDEEEDEEETEDDTDSDSDSEYVPFTPRRLMTDEEIREHRRQVAESNGFDVDWFEGILPGSIKPYTLTEANRPPLIDFSKQALKVYNESNNTTFIFDKLIKSNAQCVAGTMFYITFGAQSGNIHGTFRARVWKKIMNEGSQVMSCEKYIEEHV; encoded by the exons ATGGATTTGGATGATCGTATCGTGCAATTGGAGAAAGAGAAACAAGAGACTCTGGAGCAGCACGCCAAACGGCCTTGTGTCAGAGGCAATACCTCCTccgaagaagaagatgaagagaaagTTGTTGAGGATACGGCTGCCTCTgacgaagaagaagatgagGAAGAGACAGAAGATGATACTGATTCCGATTCTGATTCCGAATATGTGCCGTTTACGCCTAGACGTTTAATGACTGATGAAGAAATTCGTGAACATCGGAGGCAGGTTGCTGAAAGCAAC GGATTCGATGTTGATTGGTTTGAAGGCATTCTACCTGGTTCAATTAAGCCCTATACCTTGACCGAAGCAAACCGCCCTCCATTGATAGATTTTTCCAAGCAAGCTTTGAAAGTCTACAATGAGAGCAAT AATACAACTTTTATATTTGATAAGCTTATCAAATCAAATGCTCAATGTGTTGCTGGCACAATGTTCTACATTACTTTTGGGGCGCAATCTGGCAATATACATGGAACCTTTCGTGCTAGGGTCTGGAAAAAGATAATGAACGAAGGTTCGCAGGTTATGTCTTGTGAGAAGTATATTGAGGAGCATGTGTGA